In the Podospora bellae-mahoneyi strain CBS 112042 chromosome 4, whole genome shotgun sequence genome, one interval contains:
- a CDS encoding hypothetical protein (EggNog:ENOG503PCRR) — protein MDPTTSGASGSASGPPPGAFAGPPDPSLIPSVPTDAANTAAHSFTAAAVTLNIISFILFSARLWTRSFPVFHMGWDDYVISAAWVLVLTNSILLILTVPYTFGGDPSTFTLADVIYSNKLAVLSQPIWAWSMAAIKISVAGMLLRLEQRKSVRHFLWVMIALQVIVSIYGTLAAVLQCIPLHAAWDLLGLVVDAKCWSKGAIRVNSICIASFNIVTDVIFALMPVTFLRKVQIPLRERIVIGVLMALGIFASAASIVKATMAANFGLTEDPNLEGIQMGTWSLVEEQVAFIAACIPCLRKPFQQVLQHFGLTTANASTKKTGATGYGRMNGTSGVSNVNGANRMKSLTSSRAQSEEDILGSNGQNGEAEIWRTTEVRVDLEGGNSVKEETIREKI, from the coding sequence ATGGATCCAACAACTTCGGGCGCCTCGGGAAGCGCCAGCGGCCCTCCTCCGGGAGCCTTCGCCGGGCCACCTGATCCAAGTCTCATCCCCTCCGTACCCACCGATGCCGCGAACACGGCTGCCCACTCCTTCacagccgccgccgtcacccTCAACATCATATCCTTCATCCTTTTCAGCGCCCGGTTGTGGACGAGATCCTTCCCGGTCTTCCacatgggatgggatgactATGTCATCAGCGCCGCCTGGGTCCTCGTCCTGACCAACTCCATCCTCCTTATCCTCACCGTCCCCTACACCTTCGGCGGTGACCCCTCGACCTTTACCCTCGCCGATGTGATCTACTCCAACAAGCTTGCCGTGCTGTCCCAGCCCATCTGGGCCTGGTCcatggccgccatcaagatctCCGTCGCCGGCATGCTTCTCCGCCTCGAACAGCGCAAGTCTGTCCGTCACTTCCTGTGGGTCATGATCGCCCTCCAGGTAATTGTCAGCATCTACGGCACCCTGGCCGCCGTCCTGCAGTGCATTCCCCTCCACGCCGCGTGGgatctcctcggccttgtcgTCGACGCAAAGTGCTGGAGCAAGGGCGCCATCCGTGTCAACTCGATCTGCATCGCCAGCTTCAACATTGTCACCGACGTCATCTTCGCCCTCATGCCCGTGACCTTCCTCCGAAAGGTTCAGATCCCCCTCCGGGAACGTATTGTTATCGGTGTCCTCATGGCTCTGGGTATCTTCGCCTCTGCGGCGTCCATAGTCAAGGCGACCATGGCGGCCAACTTTGGTCTTACCGAAGACCCCAACTTGGAGGGTATCCAGATGGGTACGTGGTCATTGGTGGAGGAACAGGTCGCCTTCATCGCCGCTTGCATTCCTTGCCTGCGCAAGCCTTTCCAGCAGGTGCTGCAGCACTTTGGATTGACGACTGCCAACGCGTCCACCAAGAAGACAGGTGCCACCGGGTACGGCAGGATGAATGGGACCAGCGGGGTTAGCAACGTCAATGGCGCGAACAGAATGAAGAGCTTGACCAGCAGCCGGGCGCAGAGCGAGGAGGACATTCTCGGGTCGAATGGGCAGAACGGGGAGGCAGAAATCTGGCGGACCACAGAGGTGCGTGTGGATCTGGAAGGGGGCAACTCGGTAAAGGAAGAGACCATAAGGGAAAAGATCTGA